In Hemibagrus wyckioides isolate EC202008001 linkage group LG16, SWU_Hwy_1.0, whole genome shotgun sequence, the sequence GTTTTTGCACATCACCTCACTATGTCTGTACCTTTAAACTCttgttttttgcacaatactttatCTTATATtccttaaatatattttttaacccTCTGTACTTAgcatttttgttatatttattttattataggttatttgtcatatattttattatattttgttatatttgtattatattttgttatttgctatattttttgttatattctttCTTATTGTATTTATTACCTACAGTAtacttgtggatactgctggaagctgcaaatttccctttgggatgaataaagtatctatctatctatctatctatctatctatctatctatctatctatctatctattatataGCATCAGTGCATTTTATATTTGGCATGTTTACGCTATAGGCAGCATGGtggttagtggttagcacgtttgcctcacatctctagcgtcctgggtttgagtcttgctcctgctcactgtgtgtgtggagtttgcatggtGGGTTTCCTTCCGccatccaaagacatgcttctaggctgattggagtctctaaattgcctgtagtgtgtgattgcatgagtgaatgagtgtgtgtgtgtgctctgcaatgggttggcactccgtccagggtgtatcctgcctagATGCCCGATGATACCTGAGATCAGATAAGTCGTAcagacaataaaatgaaatgacatgaaaaaATGTTTGATATTATCTGATGAATTTTCAGAGCCATCGTTAATGTTCTGGGATCAAGATAAAACCATGACTAAATAATCTGAACTGTGACAATAAAATAGACTTGTTCTCGGAACCAGACAGGACAAAGATCAAAAAGATCTAGAGGATGTGCAACAATTCACAGACACATTCTGTCCGTTGTAGGAAAGTATTTACGAGTTTAATTTAACTCCTAATTACCACCTCAGGTGCGTTCAAGTCATTTTGGTCGGAGTGAGATGGCGGTGAAACTTTCTCTTAATTAAGTACAAACTAAAACAGCTAGCATGTTTTTTTCGCTGtacttaaaatgaataaaataaagacaaatgtgCATTAGGTGTGttttgatttttgattttttctAAATTTCAGAACCcatataaactatataaactTCATTCATATATAGCAAATGTACAATGTTTTCTTACTGACACGCCCCCAACTCGGAAACTCGTAATATATAGAACATCCGACTCGTAAGTACGACTTTGTTGTGGCACTCATGTGCATTCAACTCAAAAATACAATCTTTCCGTCTCGACTTGACCGCACCAAGAGACCATAGAGGTTACATCAggacaaatccaaaacaaagacacaaaacTGATAGCTAAACAAGGCAGGGGGAGGAGACTGAAATGAATCAAAACTGAATGTAAACAAAAGCATAtggagagagactgaaagaaaatCACATGGCTCAGCACCATGAATAGGTGAATGCATTACAAATCGGTTGACCACAGGATGTCAAAGTGCATTTTCCCCTCCACAAATCATCTCCGGTCTCATCCAACCATTTTACAACTGCACAAAGGATTCAGCaactgtttctttatttttttttctttaactcaGTAATGCTTTATTTGAAaaacacagagtgtgtatattgtgatgtgtttttatttttattttccaataacggAACATTTAACACTTGGGTCTATACTGGTTaatgtgtatgtacatgttcGGAAATTATATGCCATGACGCAGCCTTTAGTCATGTGCGTTGGGAATCTGTAACAGAAATAGATGATGTATGAACATATTGCAAGCAAACAAGCAGACAAAAATACATCGGAAATAATACACAGGTCCTCATGTAATCAGTTTACAGTGTGTTCATTTAAAGTGGTTAATGAAATGAgctgtgaataaaatgcagGAAACTCCTGaaccacaactacacaaacaaccCATGTTttacaatgtttttgtttttttttttgtttttttttttacaagagcTGTGATTATTCCAGAAATTAGCTATTTTATTGTCACAATGGAGAGGCTTAGATAAATACAAATTCATTTAGAGTTTCAATGAACATATCAGCAAACAGGATATCGTAGCAAAAGCCAGAATACAAAAACCAGGAAacggaattaaaaaaaaaaaaaaaaaaaaaggattggtAAAGTCAGAGTGTGTTCACGGCTTAGTGTTTACTTCGCAAAAGGTTGTGTGAACGGATGTCTCTTGTTGGCAGCGAGCGTGTGGGTGGATGGAGTTGGAGTTCAAAGTCGGAGTTGACCTGACATTTACTTTTAAGATACTTCTTTGTATGATGTTAGCTATATTTAATATCTACTTCTATGGAACTGTGATCTAACTAATTATTTACTCACGCCACTGACACCTCCTTGGTGTAACATTTGCATTTGTGTAGGTACTTTTAgtctaacatttaaaatatcgAATCCTTTACAATACAGCATATATGTAACTTTCTGTATGTACTGTAACTCCTTTCCCCAGAGGCCAACAAATGGAttttgctcctgtttttgttgtgtccatgttgagcactgaatgtctttgtcatgttccactccacagtggtggctaatatgaagctcatatgaaagtagacaatCAGGACTTTGttgtgtttcataagtatttctgtttttctgtcataCTAGAGGCGAAATATTCAtggaaaagttccaaaaaacctaaatttttttccacacaaatgttcaaagtaaacgttgatatcaaacccatttctgctctctgagacgccccgagtgcttgttcataaacatctaaaatttgaaggtgtttatcttctgtgtaaggttctccaacagagggggggaaaaacacacgtcttaaacacactgaaagccaacagactcattttatatcagacgcacagccagaaaatcattcattcatttctgctGATTGAAAATATCCCATAAGTCCATTTTCATCCCACCGGTGGactggaacaccagtgtacaagGGGCATTTCTTAAATTCCCACCAGTGTAATTTTCAATAACTTTCAAATAACAAGATATTACGTCCAATAAAATATAAGTACAGTtcaaatatttgaatatttagaTTGCATACAATTACTACTGTGATTATTATTCTTTAAACGATCTCTAGATGGAAGATATTCACTAGCCCTTGCCAGATTTCCTCTGCAGCTGACCCCTGTCTGACCGGCTGTGTTTGCGCACTGGATTTCCCGCATGATCCTGTTTACTCGTGTTGAAGGTTGGCGGATTGTTCTTGACTACGTCGAGCGGATTTGTGCTTTTGAACTGTTTGCTAATAAACGCCACGCTTGTGTTGGTACCCCTGTGTCGGAACTTTAGAGCGGCCCTCAGAGCAGCAGTTCAGGGATTTGAACAGGACCTCAGTAAATAACACAATGCTGCTTTTCCTGCTCTCGCTGTAATGATGGATGTTTGTGCGTTCGTATATTATGCACGTGTTGTGTTGGTTTGTTACCCGTCACAGCACTCCATGGACAAGGTTTTGCATGTGCACTTTTCGCATACGCTGTTCCTCCAGTTGGATCCGACAAGGTGCCAGGTTTTATCCGTTTTATCAATACAGTGACTCACACCTGGTGTAGAGAGAAACATATATCAATAGACAACAACACAGTGGGCACTGTGgctctgtgtgtctgactgtgtgtgtgtgtgtctgtatatgcaCCTGTCTggatgtctgtctgtctggatgTCTGTGTGCTTGGGGggagctgtgtctgtgtatgcatGTGGAGGGATGCTATGgccgtgtgtgtatatgtgtgtctgtatatgcgtgtgtctgtctgtctgtttgactgtcttTTTGACCGTGtgcctttttgtgtgtgtgtgtgtgagatagacaaagagatggagagagagatttctgtgtgtttaagggggctgtgcctgtgtgagtgtgtgtgtgtgtgtgtgtgtgagtgtttgtgtctgtataaGCATGTGTCTTTCTGTtagtctgtctgtttgactgtgtgtgtatgtgtgtctgtatatgcatgtgtctatccgactgtctgtgtgtgcagctctgtgtgtgtgtggtgtgtgtgtgtttatatctacctaatctcaatctctctgaCCAGCAGGCAGCATGGATCAGAGGAATAAGCACAAACAGGACAAAACCCACAAACGCTGCTCTCTTCAGCATGGacttcaaaacaaaacagcaaatgaGCAGATGGATTAGATAAAAAATCTCTCCCAGGTTCCTTTCACACTGACTTCTgttccatttatttttcatgttcactctatttaatgtgttagaaataaatgttttgaacTAAAATACATTTCAAAAGTTTATCCAGCTACAGTATCATCttatagaaaaaaatgagaaaacatcGCAATATCTGGAATCAGGAAACatatactataaataaaatatgacattaataaaatatatactataaaaatactataaataaaacaaaagctatgaaaaaaggaaaaattcaGGAACTTGGCACTGATTATAATGCAACCGGTAAAGAATTCTcatacaataaacacaaatgaaatatttacttaGAGAAGCATTAAAAGGACAAAACACAAATGAATTTGGGAATAAATTCTAATAATTAAGAAGATAAACCTCACCATTGTTCCAAGCAAGTAGAAATGTTCAAATGGTTTTAAATCCAAAACTAGCAACATATTATGTTGGTCAGAAAAAGTGCTGGGTCACTGacacacaggaaacacaaaATAGCAGTTTGTGCCAAATTATATCCCTATGTGTAATACCAGAACTCCCAGTTTGATGCAAGAGGCAAAATCCAGAACACCAGACGCGGAGTATCAGTACTGTCAGtaattttacagtaaaatgtcATTCTTTATCAGTATTTCAccatataaaacatttaatgatGGTAATGaagatagatcagataagcggtacagacaatgaaatgaaatgaaaataataaaataaattaataagaagaagaagaaacaaacaaaggaaaggcACCGCTTAGCAAGCTTCATActcaataaatatttatttaaaaaagcaaaaaaaaaaaaaaaaaaaaacagaaggaaagTTTATGATCATCATTCGAACTCATTCAACAACgttaacaaaaaaagaaaaaagttactcagtaaaagtaaaaattactcagtaaaagtaattaaaaaaattcaataaaataaaataaataaataaataaataaataaataaataaataaataaaacaatggaAAGGCACTGTCCAGCAAGTTTTATACtcaataaatttttatttaaaaaaaaacaaaaacagaaggaCATTTCATACCTCATACCTTCTACTCATCAACACCATTTCAAAATATACAGCATGAAGTCAATTTGAAGCTACACTCTTTTTAGACTGATTTCAGGTAGGATAAATTCATTCAAACACTTGCTTAACATCAATAAAGGAATACGATATAAATCTGTTCTGGTTACTTTTTGGATGCATGTGCCATCAGGATCGACATAACCCAGCAGCTTTATCTTTGAACCAAGAAATGTCATTGATTCACAGTTtttactgcacaaatatttttGTGTCATTCATAAACCTCTTTATTGTGCACTGGTTGTATTCAGTGACTGCACTTAGACTTCTATTAGAAACGAGGTCTGAGTTTTTTAGTAGCGGGAAATGAATTAAATCTGTATTGATTACACTGACTCATAACCGTGGAAGACAAAATGTAACTACAGCAGTAACCTGGTACAGGCTGCAGAAGATATAAAACACTAGGAGTGTCCGAGCCATAGTGCTGCATTTAGATGTACACTACTGCCCATAATCACTTTCTCCAGTCATGCACTGGGGTCATCCATTCCTCCCACTCCTTCCTCTATTCTGGTTAGAACCAGTTTGTGTTGGTCTATGAAAGATGGCAAAGACCAAGAAAACgaagttctttctttctggctaTTTCAAGCCTGTAAACAATCCCACACCTCCTGATACTACAGATATTAAACTAACCTAAAGAAGGTCACTTTTATTGCTTCCTTAATTACTACAAGATCAGTACTTCAATCAGTTCTCAGCACAATTGCAAAAGGGTTTCCGTAATAATCAGTAAGCTTTATAACATTGACTTGGATTAGTAAACATAACATGATTGAACCAGAGGATTTCTGATAATAGGCAATAGATCATTCTTTAAAAATCATCtgattaattttgtttttgaaatggataaaaatgggttTTTCTTCGGAAAACAACGACATTTCCAAGAGATCCCAACCTTTtagaattataataattatatccttatacaactccaactgactgtagaaaggacattattcataataacaatctccagtgtttataatgatttataatcacactctccggtgtcacctagaggaggatgaggttcacttttgagtctggttcctctcaaggtttcttcctcttaccatcttaCCAGTTTTAACTTGCCACAGTTGCcctaggcttgctcattagggataaatacaaataaaactttttgcactatgttctgtaaagctgctttgagacaatgtccattgttaaacacgctatacaaatcaaattgaattgaatatcaaACAATCCAGCATTTCTCAGCACggctttcattttcattcactttCAAGATTCCAACAATCGCAAATGACCGTGCTTTCACTTcctatttcttttcatttcgtTTTTACACACCTCTATCCTCTGCTTAACTAATTTAATTTCTAGCCTTATCTTCCTCATTTGGAGCTTAATGTGGTCCATCTggagatcacactttttttttttttgctttagaaAGTCTACAGCGTTGCTCCAAAAGGTTTTACAGGAGGTTTTAATAAAAGACCCATTAATCAGACAAGGTCTTACTCCATATTCAAGATAAACCTCAGTAGGCTTGTACAGCGTCTTCTCTTTCTGAAGAAgctgacttttttcttttatagtaATGAAGATGAATAATTGAAAGAAGTcattagaaagaaaaagaagtggcAGACATGGCaatatgaaaaacaacaccGTCAGATGATGTTCGTTTATGAAGGTAGATTACGGTCATGCTGTGTACGAGTTTGCCCCCTAAATCATATTATGACAATCTCAGAGGGCACGTGTGCACTTATTGTCATTATGTTGCTTCCTCTGCTGCACCTCCTAACATGTTCACAGCATTTATCAGACACAACAGCAATCAAACTGACATGAACATGACAAAGCTAACCAAACTAAACCAAACAACTACATGAATTTGGCTTTTCCAGCAACCAAAACAAGCTGA encodes:
- the LOC131367093 gene encoding beta-microseminoprotein-like codes for the protein MLLVLDLKPFEHFYLLGTMSMLKRAAFVGFVLFVLIPLIHAACWSERLRLGVSHCIDKTDKTWHLVGSNWRNSVCEKCTCKTLSMECCDGFPTHMTKGCVMAYNFRTCTYTLTSIDPSVKCSVIGK